The Bacillus thermozeamaize DNA window GCGAAGGAGCGGGCAGAGCGGCGGCTCGCGGAGAAAGGTTCGGAGGAGATCGACTTCAAACGGGCCGAGCTTGCGTTGCAGCGCGCCATGAACCGTCTCAAACTGGCCCGCAAGTAAGGCCTGTCGTCAGAGCAGGTGCCTCTCCATGAAAGGGGCGCCTGCTTTTTTTCCGGGGTCGTGATTAGACACAAAATCGTCAATTTGTTATAATGGGAGCGGAAAAATTTAACATGGTTTAAAATGTACAGGAAACTGGAATGACAATAGGTGAGGACCTACCAACAGAAGATCGCACCAGTCAGCGATTTGCGAACGGCCAATGGGGGGAAGCCATGGACACATATCTCAACAGTTACTTGATGCTCTCCGTTTTTTTGCTGTTGAGCATCTTTCTGCCAATCGCGGCTTTGTTTGTGGGACGTCTTTTGAGACCCAGCAACCCGACGCCGGAAAAGCAAACCACGTATGAAAGCGGTGTCGACCCGAAGGGAAAAAGCTGGGTGCGTTTTCATGTTCGTT harbors:
- a CDS encoding NADH:ubiquinone oxidoreductase subunit A (Catalyzes the transfer of electrons from NADH to ubiquinone), which gives rise to MDTYLNSYLMLSVFLLLSIFLPIAALFVGRLLRPSNPTPEKQTTYESGVDPKGKSWVRFHVRYYMFALLFVLFDVEALFLLPWAVAFDQLGLFAFIEAVLFVVLLFIGLVYAWKKKVLEWV